The Lemur catta isolate mLemCat1 chromosome 8, mLemCat1.pri, whole genome shotgun sequence genome has a segment encoding these proteins:
- the GPC1 gene encoding glypican-1, with protein MELRARGWWLLCASAALFCCVRGDPASKSRSCSEVRQIYGAKGFSLSDVPQAEISGEHLRICPQGYTCCTSEMEENLANRSRAELETALRDSSRALQTMLTTQLRGFDDHFQHLLNDSERTLQDAFPGAFGELYTQNARAFRDLYAELRLYYRGANLHLEETLAEFWARLLERLFKQLHPQLLLPDDYLDCLGKQAEALRPFGEAPRELRLRATRAFVAARSFVQGLGVASDVVRKVAQVPLGPECSRAVMKLVYCAHCLGVPGARPCPDYCRNVLKGCLANQADLDAEWRNLLDSMVLITDKFWGPAGVESVVGSVHVWLAEAVNVLQDNRDTLMAKVILGCGSPKVNPQGAGPEERPRRGKAVLPERSPTGALEKLVSEAKAQLRDVQDFWISLPGTLCSEKMALSTASDDRCWNGMAKGRYLPEVMGDGLANQINNPEVEVDITKPDMTIRQQIMQLKIMTNRLRSAYNGNDVDFQDASDDGSGSGSGDGCPDDLCGRKTSRKSSSARTPLTHALPGLSEREGQKTSAASFPQPCAFLLLLLLSLALAVARPRWR; from the exons GTGAGCACCTGCGGATCTGCCCCCAGGGCTACACCTGCTGCACCAGCGAGATGGAGGAGAATCTGGCCAACCGCAGCCGTGCCGAGCTGGAGACCGCGCTCCGCGACAGCAGCCGCGCCCTGCAGACCATGCTCACCACGCAGCTGCGCGGCTTCGACG ACCACTTCCAGCACCTGCTGAACGACTCGGAGCGGACGCTGCAGGACGCCTTCCCTGGCGCCTTCGGGGAGCTGTACACGCAGAACGCCAGGGCCTTCCGGGACCTGTACGCGGAGCTGCGCCTCTACTACCGCGGCGCCAACCTGCACCTGGAGGAGACGCTGGCCGAGTTCTGGGCTCGCCTGCTGGAGCGCCTCTTCAAACAGCTGCACCCCCAGCTGCTGCTGCCCGACGACTACCTGGACTGCCTGGGCAAGCAGGCCGAGGCGCTGCGGCCCTTCGGGGAGGCCCCCCGGGAGCTGCGCCTGCGAGCCACCCGCGCATTCGTGGCTGCACGCTCCTTCGTGCAGGGACTGGGGGTGGCCAGCGACGTGGTCCGGAAGGTGGCCCAG GTGCCCCTGGGCCCAGAGTGCTCGCGGGCCGTCATGAAGCTGGTCTACTGCGCTCACTGCCTGGGCGTCCCCGGTGCCCGGCCCTGCCCCGACTATTGCCGAAATGTGCTCAAGGGCTGCCTTGCCAATCAGGCCGACCTGGACGCCGAATGGAGGAACCTCCTGG ACTCCATGGTGCTCATCACCGACAAGTTCTGGGGCCCGGCGGGCGTGGAGAGCGTGGTCGGCAGTGTGCACGTGTGGCTGGCAGAGGCTGTCAACGTCCTCCAGGACAACAGGGACACACTCATGGCCAAG GTCATCCTGGGCTGCGGGAGCCCCAAGGTCAACCCCCAGGGTGCTGGGCCTGAGGAGCGGCCGCGCCGGGGCAAGGCGGTGCTGCCGGAGCGCTCCCCCACGGGCGCACTGGAGAAGCTG GTCTCTGAGGCCAAGGCCCAGCTCCGCGACGTCCAGGACTTCTGGATCAGCCTCCCAGGGACGCTGTGCAGCGAGAAGATGGCCCTGAGCACCGCCAGCGACGACCGTTGCTGGAATGGGATGGCCAAGGGCCG GTACCTCCCCGAGGTGATGGGCGACGGCTTGGCCAACCAGATCAACAACCCCGAGGTGGAGGTGGACATCACCAAGCCGGACATGACCATCCGGCAGCAGATCATGCAGCTGAAGATCATGACCAACCGGCTGCGCAGCGCCTACAATGGCAACGACGTGGACTTCCAGGACGCCA gtGACGACGGCAGCGGCTCCGGCAGTGGCGATGGCTGCCCGGATGACCTCTGTGGCCGGAAGACCAGCAGGAAGAGCTCCAGCGCCCGGACGCCCTTGACACACGCCCTCCCCGGCCTGTCGGAGCGGGAGGGGCAGAAGACCTCGGCCGCCAGCTTCCCCCAGCCCTGcgccttcctcctgctcctcctcctcagcctggccCTTGCAGTAGCCAGGCCCCGGTGGCGGTAA